The Acidobacteriota bacterium genome contains the following window.
GGATGTCGTTGAGCCGCAGATAGACCGAGAGTTGGCCGCGGTGGTGGATGATGTGGTTGAGGACGAAGGTTCGCATGACCGCGACCTTTGGCATGGTCATGTAGACCTGTTCTCCGTTTCGCATGGTCCAGTCGGTGAACATCGTTTCGTCGGACGTGCTGCCGAGGATCTCTTTCGCTTTTTCGATGTGTTTGTCGAAGAATGCGAGAAGTTCCTCTGTAGTTTTGGGTTCGAACGGCGTCATATCGGCGGTCGCAAAATCCAGTTCGTCCTGCGTCAATGTTTCCTTGGTCCAGCCGAACATCTCGGCACAATGGACGGCCAGGCGGCCCATTGACATCGATTTTTCATGCGGCTGCCAGTGATATTTGTCGAGCGGCACCCGCTCGAGACACGCCCGTGTCGTTTTTGCCTCATTATCCAACTCTGCCAAAAAAGCGGTCGCCAGACGTCCCGGACCCGCTGCTGCACTTGAACTCATAGTTATAGATCTCCTTAATTGAATTTGATGTAGATAGACATGATAGCAGGTTGTGTCATAAATGCAACATGAAACATGTAAAAATCGTTTTATTTTTAACAGGGATGGACAGGATAAACAGGATAGGAGATGTTCTAAATCCTATTCATCCTGAATATTCCATAATTGAATAAGTTGGTGTCACAGTTAAACAGATGAAGAAGATAGACAGGGTTTGCAACTTTCTGAATCCTGTTTACCCTCTTCATCCCTGTCTGAATAATCAAAGCGATCTCAAGAGATTTTTTGCGATCACGATCCGCTGGATCTCGCTGGTGCCTTCGCCGATGGTGCAGAGTTTTGAGTCGCGCCAGAATTTTTCTGCTGGGTAATCTTTTGTGTAGCCGTAGCCGCCGTGGATCTGGACGCCTTCTTCGGCGACGCGGACGGCGGTTTCTGAGGCGTAAAGCTTTGCCATTGCGGACTTTTGCGTGACCGGCTTTTTCGCGTCTTTGGTCGCGGCGGCTTGCAGCGTCAGCAGACGTGCACATTCGATCTGGGTTGCCATATCCGCGAGTTTGAACTGGATCGCCTGAAAATCCGCGATCGGTTTGCCGAACTGCTGGCGTTCCTTGGCGTATTTGACCGCCGCCTCGTACGCACCCTGAGCGATGCCGACCGACAGAGCCGCGATCGAAATGCGGCCGCCGTCAAGGATCTGCATCGCCTGCAGAAACCCCTCGCCCTCGACGCCGAGCAGGTTTTCTTCGGGTACGAAGCAATCCTCAAACACGACCGACGCCGTCTCAGAAGCACGCATTCCGACCTTGTTCTCCTTCTTATCGCCCTTGAAACCGTCCATCGATTTATCAAATATGAACGCCGAAATGCCGCGATTTCCTTTCTCTTTGTCGGTCACCGCGACGGCAACAAGCGTGTTGCAGGCGAGGGCGTGGGTGATGAAATTCTTCGAGCCGTTGACCTTCCAGCCACTGTCCTGCTTGACGGCATAGGTTCGCGTTCCCGACGCGTCCGAGCCCGCCTGAGATTCCGTCAAACCCCAAGCTCCAAAGCTCTCGCCGGTGACAAGCGGGACGAGGTATTTCTGTTTCTGAGCTTCGTTCGCGAACATGTAGATGTGATTCGAGCAAAGCGAATTATGAGCAGCGACCGATAACCCAACGCTGCCGCAGACGCGGCCGAGTTCCTCGATGATCGTCGCGTATTCGACATATCCCATCCCGGCACCGCCGTATTCTTCAGGAAAAAGAATCCCCATCAGCCCAAGCTCAGCCAGCTTCGGCCGCAATTCCTCAGGAAAGTGCTGAGCCTCGTCCCATTCCATCACATGCGGCTTTATCTCACTCTCGGCAAATTCGCGGATGCTGTATTTTATTTGTAATTGCTCTTCGGATAATTCAAAGTTCATAAATGTGTGTATAACAATCAATTATGTTCGCATAATCGGGGATTTGGACGCAAATTTTTGATGCGGTTTGAAACGTCTTTGAAACGGGCGGCATCAAAAGCTTGATAAGAAATCCAAATCGGCGTAACCTTACGGCAGAAATTTCAGATTATAGGAGAGTAAAATGCCCACAGTTTTGTTCAGATCCATCGTTTTTCTGATTCTGATGGCAGCGACTTTCCTCGGCGTAAGATCTCAAGGTTCGGAACCGGTAAGCGGGTTGATCATGGAAATCAAGGTGGCAGACTCAGATCCTATTATCAAATTTCCGCTTCGAAAGGATCAGCCGACAGGGTTCTGGTCTCCGAGAGTTACTCGAATTCAGGGATGGCAGCCTTCACCAGGAAAGCCCATGGCTGAAGCTGTTAGTTTTCGTGCAATCCTAGTAGGCGAAAAAATCCATTTCAAGGTACTTATGAAGCCGAAAACTTCAGAGACCGACGAACAAGAGATATGCGATCACGTCTTGGCGATTGGTGAAACTATCGAGGTTAAAGAGCTGAGGGATTACGGTTATGAGCCGATTACGGCGAGAGTCCGCAAAGTGGGACTGCTCCCCGCTGGATCTCTGTCCGTTGAAAATTGGACCAATGCAATCCGTACAACGGTTGACTCAACGATTCCAAAATTTGGAGAAATTTCGATTCACCTCACAAATGTGTCCAAAAAGCCGGTTATTGCAGTCTCGTGTTACGTTCATCAGGCTGGATATGCGTTACTTTATCCCTTTCCACTTGGCAAACAAGGCAGGGTTCTCTTGGAGCCCAATGGCGCGCACGATTTTGAAATAGCTCTGGAATCTCTCGATGGTATGTATGGTGGGGTGACTTTAGTGGTCCGTACGGTGATTTTTGCCGATGGAACGCACGAGGGAAACGCGGGGCCATCTGCGTTGCTCGGATTCCAGCAGGAAGGGGAACGAATGGCTCTTGAGCGGTTGCTTCCGATTTTACGCGGGCTAGAAGAGCTGGACTCTATCGACATCCTGGCCACAGTTGCCAAGATTGACGGTATGCTTGAGAAGCTAACGAACGAAAATGTTAGCGTTATGAGCTCCTACAATAATCTGGTGCGAGAGACCGGTGTCCATTTTCGAAAAATTGAGTCTTCAGAATCGGCGACGGTACTACAGTATGTAGCCGAACTGGCTGCGGATTATCAACAATGGTTGGAGCGGCTGAGGCGGGCTAAACGATGAATTCCAATATTCTGACGTCCGATGGGGAGATAACGGATCTCCTTCGGAAAACAAAAACTATTGCCGTGCTCGGCATCAAGCCCGAGTCGCACGCCGGGCAGCCCGCTCATTATGTCGCAAAATACATGGCTGACGCGGGTTACGAGATCATTCCGGTGCCGGTCTATTATCCGGATGTGACCGAGATCCTCGGCAAAACGGTTTACCGCGACCTGACGCAGGTGCCGGGCGATATCGATATGCTGAACGTTTTTCGTCGGTCGGAGGATATCTCGAAACACACAATGGAGATCCTTGCGAAGAAACCCAAATCAGTGTGGTTCCAGCTCGGCATTCGCAACGACGAGGTCGCGGAGCGGTTTGCTGAAGCCGGGATCAAGGTCGTGCAAGATCTATGCTTGATGGTGGAGCATCGGGCGTTGATGCGGTGATTATCTACGAAACGCGGGCTTCTTCGGAGCTACCTTGCCCATCAGGATATCGTATTCTTCCTTGGTCAAAGATCGGCTCATGCCTGGTTTTAAGTATGGATCGCGAACGGTTCCGATGGCGACGCGTTTAAGTTTTACTACTGAGTGGCCGACGGAGTCGAACATTTTGCGGATCTGCTGATTGTGGCCTTCGTAAAGGATGACCTCGTACCATCCGTTTTTTTCGGTTGGTTTTAGATCTTTGATCTCGGCGGGAGCGGTTTTGAAACCGTCCTCTAACAGCACGCCGCGGCGGAGTTTGTTGATAGCGACGGGCGTGGGCAGACCTTTGACCTTAACCTCGTAAACCTTTGGGATCGTCTTCGAATTCGCGACATGATTGGTGAATTCGCCGTCATTTGTCAGGATGATCAGGCCGTCCGTGTTGTAATCGAGGCGGCCAACGGGATGCAGGCGGCCGTAGCCTTTGACGAGGTCGACGACGAGCTTGCGGCCTTCGGGGTCAGCGGCGCTTGAGAGATAGCCTTTGGGTTTGTTGACGAGAATGTAAACGTTCTCGCGGTTTTGGAGCTTGGAGTTGATGAGCTTGCCGCGGACCTTGATGTGGTCTTTTTCCGGGTCGGCTTTGGTTCCTAGCTCGGTCACGATCTCGCCATTGACCGACACATCACCCGCTTTTATAAGTTCTTCAGAAGCCCGCCGCGACGCGATACCGGCCTGAGCTATTAATTTTTGTAATCTTTCCTGCATGCGAACCTGCGATTGTACAGCATTTGCAGTGATTCAGCGAATCGTCTAAAAATACGGGTTCGCGAGAATGCTTTCCATCGTCCCGTGCGGCATGTCGTCGAGCGTGTTTACAAAATCGCGCATCAGGCGAAAGCTGTTCGGGATGTACTCGTCAGGGATGTCGCTAGCACGGTCGACGAAAACCTTCATCTGACGAGCCGCGACGACGGCGGCGACGTGCGTTTTTGCCATCAGTTGATCGTGTGAATCAGGCGTGAACGCCGCCCCGCTAGGATCGGTGCGTTTGATGGTCGAGACTTGCGAAAATGTATCGAGAAATTCGCGTTCTGCGTCGGCAAACGCACTGTCTTTCGCTACCCCATATGTAAGGATTGAATTTCGCTTCTCCGCCGGAGTCCTCGCTCCGAAAAGCGGATGGATCGACGTAACGTTCGGCGTGTATCGCAGAACTGCCTCGGTGCTCGGCTTCTGAACACTGCAAACATTGATCAAATGCCGGTCGCGATGGCCGGACGCGAGGCTGTCATAGGCCGAAATAGGAACAGCGAGAATAACGCTGTCCGCCGATTTGTCGATCTCGAAGATCGGGCCGAGCAGTTCGTGAAGAAAAGTTCCGAAGGAGCCTTCGCCTATTATTTGAAGTTTCATGGTTAATTTAATATTAGCCTAGATTCCAGTCTTGCATAGGCCCCGCAACGGAAGAAGGTGACCGAATGATCTTGTTCAGTTTCTTAATGAGCCTTGTGACCTCAAGCTTGTCGTCGCCGATCGGTATCGCTACATAG
Protein-coding sequences here:
- a CDS encoding DUF664 domain-containing protein, translating into MSSSAAAGPGRLATAFLAELDNEAKTTRACLERVPLDKYHWQPHEKSMSMGRLAVHCAEMFGWTKETLTQDELDFATADMTPFEPKTTEELLAFFDKHIEKAKEILGSTSDETMFTDWTMRNGEQVYMTMPKVAVMRTFVLNHIIHHRGQLSVYLRLNDIPVPSIYGPSADEGAM
- a CDS encoding acyl-CoA dehydrogenase family protein; this encodes MNFELSEEQLQIKYSIREFAESEIKPHVMEWDEAQHFPEELRPKLAELGLMGILFPEEYGGAGMGYVEYATIIEELGRVCGSVGLSVAAHNSLCSNHIYMFANEAQKQKYLVPLVTGESFGAWGLTESQAGSDASGTRTYAVKQDSGWKVNGSKNFITHALACNTLVAVAVTDKEKGNRGISAFIFDKSMDGFKGDKKENKVGMRASETASVVFEDCFVPEENLLGVEGEGFLQAMQILDGGRISIAALSVGIAQGAYEAAVKYAKERQQFGKPIADFQAIQFKLADMATQIECARLLTLQAAATKDAKKPVTQKSAMAKLYASETAVRVAEEGVQIHGGYGYTKDYPAEKFWRDSKLCTIGEGTSEIQRIVIAKNLLRSL
- a CDS encoding CoA-binding protein; translated protein: MNSNILTSDGEITDLLRKTKTIAVLGIKPESHAGQPAHYVAKYMADAGYEIIPVPVYYPDVTEILGKTVYRDLTQVPGDIDMLNVFRRSEDISKHTMEILAKKPKSVWFQLGIRNDEVAERFAEAGIKVVQDLCLMVEHRALMR
- a CDS encoding rRNA pseudouridine synthase — encoded protein: MQERLQKLIAQAGIASRRASEELIKAGDVSVNGEIVTELGTKADPEKDHIKVRGKLINSKLQNRENVYILVNKPKGYLSSAADPEGRKLVVDLVKGYGRLHPVGRLDYNTDGLIILTNDGEFTNHVANSKTIPKVYEVKVKGLPTPVAINKLRRGVLLEDGFKTAPAEIKDLKPTEKNGWYEVILYEGHNQQIRKMFDSVGHSVVKLKRVAIGTVRDPYLKPGMSRSLTKEEYDILMGKVAPKKPAFRR